A genomic stretch from Achromobacter spanius includes:
- a CDS encoding benzoate-CoA ligase family protein, with translation MNTCPAELNFASHLAALNAARAAKPAYIDDSRQLSYGELAERVARMAGALRQLGLRREERILLLMQDTVDWPVAFLGALHAGVVPVAVNTLLTPDDYAYIITHSRVRAVFVSGALLPALQAALAQSPGDVEHVVVSQPNTAHPNTAQLNTAQPVATLPAPAQDFDALLAAAPLAPAVRTLSDEIAFWLYSSGSTGKPKGVVHTHGNLWHTAELYAKPVLGIREDDVVFSAAKLFFAYGLGNGLTFPLSVGATVILMGERPTPQAVFQRLTRHRPTVFYGVPTLYASMLASPDLPPREQVAMRVCTSAGEALPRDIGERFTRHFGCEILDGIGSTEMLHIFISNQSGQIRYGTTGKPVPGYEVQLRDDSGAPVAAGTIGDLYIKGPSAALMYWNNRDKTRQCFLGDWLKSGDKYTCDLDGYYTYAGRSDDMIKVSGQYVSPVEVENVLVQHEAVLEAAVIGVPDHDGLVKTKAYVVLRPGFEPDAQTGAALQSYVKQHLAPFKYPRQINFTEELPKTATGKIQRFRLRQLEEATL, from the coding sequence GTGAACACCTGCCCCGCCGAACTCAACTTCGCCAGCCATCTGGCTGCCCTGAACGCCGCCCGCGCCGCCAAGCCCGCCTATATCGATGACAGCCGCCAGCTCAGCTACGGCGAACTGGCCGAGCGGGTCGCGCGCATGGCGGGCGCGTTGCGGCAACTGGGACTGCGCCGCGAAGAACGCATTCTGCTGCTGATGCAGGACACGGTGGATTGGCCCGTAGCCTTTCTGGGCGCACTGCATGCCGGCGTGGTGCCCGTAGCCGTCAACACGCTGCTGACGCCCGACGATTACGCCTACATCATCACGCACAGCCGCGTGCGCGCCGTGTTCGTCTCGGGCGCGCTGCTGCCGGCCTTGCAGGCGGCGCTGGCGCAATCGCCTGGGGACGTCGAACACGTGGTGGTGTCACAGCCCAATACTGCACATCCCAATACTGCACAGCTGAACACTGCGCAACCCGTGGCCACCCTGCCCGCCCCCGCCCAGGACTTCGACGCCCTGCTGGCCGCCGCGCCGCTGGCCCCCGCCGTGCGCACGCTATCTGACGAGATCGCGTTCTGGCTGTATTCATCAGGCTCCACCGGCAAGCCCAAGGGCGTGGTGCATACGCATGGCAACCTCTGGCACACGGCCGAACTCTATGCCAAGCCCGTATTGGGCATCCGCGAGGACGACGTGGTGTTCTCCGCCGCCAAGCTGTTCTTTGCCTACGGCCTGGGCAACGGCCTGACCTTTCCGCTGTCCGTCGGCGCCACCGTCATCCTGATGGGCGAACGCCCCACCCCACAGGCCGTGTTTCAGCGCCTGACGCGGCATCGCCCCACCGTGTTCTACGGCGTGCCCACCCTGTACGCCAGCATGCTGGCATCACCCGATCTGCCGCCACGCGAGCAGGTGGCCATGCGGGTCTGCACCTCGGCCGGCGAAGCCTTGCCGCGCGACATCGGTGAACGCTTCACGCGGCATTTCGGCTGCGAGATCCTGGACGGCATCGGCTCCACCGAGATGCTGCACATCTTCATCTCGAACCAAAGCGGACAGATCCGCTACGGCACCACCGGCAAGCCCGTGCCGGGCTACGAAGTGCAGTTGCGCGACGACAGCGGCGCGCCCGTGGCGGCCGGCACCATCGGCGACCTCTACATCAAAGGTCCCAGCGCCGCGCTGATGTACTGGAACAACCGCGACAAGACGCGCCAGTGCTTTCTGGGCGACTGGTTGAAGAGCGGCGACAAATACACCTGTGACCTCGACGGCTACTACACCTACGCCGGCCGCAGCGACGACATGATCAAGGTCAGCGGCCAGTATGTGTCGCCAGTGGAAGTGGAGAACGTGCTGGTGCAGCACGAGGCCGTGCTGGAAGCCGCCGTGATCGGCGTGCCGGACCACGACGGCCTGGTCAAGACCAAGGCCTACGTGGTGCTGCGCCCCGGCTTCGAGCCCGACGCCCAGACCGGCGCCGCGCTGCAAAGCTATGTGAAGCAGCATCTGGCGCCCTTCAAGTATCCGCGCCAGATCAACTTCACCGAAGAGCTGCCCAAGACCGCCACGGGAAAGATCCAGCGCTTCCGGCTGCGTCAGCTGGAAGAAGCAACGCTATGA
- a CDS encoding ABC transporter substrate-binding protein: protein MNHALTRAAIAAALTFAASGAQAADKIKVGFMLPYSGTYAALGNAIENGFKLYVAEQGGKLGGREIEYFKVDDESNPAKAAENANRLIKRDEVDVLIGTVHSGVAMALAKAAKDSDTTLIVTNAGANAITGPLCGPGIFRTSFTNWQPAYAMGPVAYAKGHKTAVTITWKYAAGDEAIGGFKEGFEKAGGKVVKELSLPFPNVEFQSLLTEIAATKPDMVFTFFAGGGAVKFVQDYHAAGLDKTIPLYGSGFLTDGTLQAQGASAQGLLTTLHYADGLNTPRDNAFRADYAKHYKVQPDVYAVQGYDAAQLMQSGLSAVKGDFAKKADFRQAMRGATVDSPRGPFTLSAAGNPVQDIYLRQVDGLENKVVEVAAKKLADPARGCKL, encoded by the coding sequence ATGAACCACGCCCTGACCCGGGCTGCGATTGCCGCGGCCCTGACGTTCGCCGCCAGCGGCGCGCAGGCCGCCGACAAGATCAAAGTCGGTTTCATGCTGCCCTATAGCGGCACCTACGCCGCGCTGGGCAACGCCATCGAGAACGGCTTCAAGCTGTACGTTGCCGAACAAGGCGGCAAGCTGGGCGGGCGCGAGATTGAATACTTCAAGGTGGATGACGAGTCCAACCCCGCCAAGGCCGCCGAAAACGCCAACCGCCTGATCAAGCGCGACGAGGTCGACGTGCTGATCGGCACGGTGCACTCTGGCGTGGCCATGGCGTTGGCCAAGGCCGCGAAAGACAGCGACACCACGCTGATCGTCACCAACGCGGGCGCCAACGCCATCACCGGCCCGCTGTGCGGCCCCGGCATCTTCCGCACGTCGTTCACCAACTGGCAGCCGGCCTATGCCATGGGCCCCGTGGCCTACGCCAAGGGCCACAAGACCGCCGTCACCATCACCTGGAAATACGCCGCGGGCGACGAGGCCATCGGCGGCTTCAAGGAAGGCTTCGAGAAAGCGGGCGGCAAGGTCGTCAAGGAATTGAGCCTGCCTTTTCCCAACGTGGAATTCCAATCGCTCCTGACCGAGATCGCCGCCACCAAGCCCGACATGGTGTTCACCTTCTTTGCGGGCGGCGGCGCGGTGAAGTTCGTGCAGGACTATCACGCAGCCGGCCTGGACAAGACCATTCCGCTGTACGGCTCGGGCTTCCTTACCGATGGCACCTTGCAGGCGCAAGGCGCATCGGCGCAAGGCCTCTTGACCACGCTGCACTACGCCGACGGCCTGAACACGCCGCGCGACAACGCCTTCCGCGCCGACTACGCCAAGCACTACAAGGTGCAGCCCGACGTGTACGCCGTGCAAGGCTATGACGCCGCGCAACTGATGCAGTCGGGCCTGTCGGCCGTGAAGGGCGACTTCGCCAAGAAGGCGGACTTCCGCCAGGCAATGCGCGGCGCCACCGTGGACAGCCCGCGCGGCCCCTTCACGCTGTCGGCCGCGGGCAACCCGGTGCAGGACATCTATCTGCGCCAGGTGGATGGCCTGGAGAACAAGGTCGTTGAGGTAGCCGCGAAGAAGCTGGCCGACCCCGCGCGCGGCTGCAAGCTCTGA
- a CDS encoding branched-chain amino acid ABC transporter permease produces MDISILLIQSLNAFQYGLLLFLVASGLTLIFGIMGIINLAHGSFYMIGAYMAFALGPLVDRWLGGGFIATLAVCVLLAGVLGYVLEAAFFSYLYHRNHLQQVLMTYGLILVFEELRSILVGNDVHGVPLPAWLQGSISLGGVMTYPVYRLFISAVGIAVALLLYWVISRTRLGMMLRAGASNREMTASLGIDVNKLYRLVFAAGVALAALAGTIAAPVSSVYPGMGNGVLIICFVVVVIGGIGSIRGAFLAAMLVGFVETFGQVLFPSAAGVLVYLLMAFILLCKPEGLFKQG; encoded by the coding sequence ATGGACATCAGCATCCTGCTTATTCAAAGCCTGAACGCATTCCAGTACGGCTTGCTGCTGTTCCTGGTGGCCAGCGGACTCACGCTGATCTTCGGCATCATGGGCATCATCAACCTGGCCCATGGCAGCTTCTACATGATCGGCGCCTACATGGCGTTTGCGCTGGGGCCGCTGGTTGACCGCTGGCTGGGCGGCGGCTTCATCGCCACCCTTGCCGTGTGCGTGCTGCTGGCCGGGGTGCTGGGCTATGTGCTGGAAGCGGCGTTCTTCAGCTACCTGTACCACCGCAACCACTTGCAGCAGGTGCTGATGACCTACGGGCTGATCCTGGTGTTTGAGGAACTGCGCAGCATCCTGGTGGGCAACGACGTGCACGGCGTGCCGCTGCCCGCGTGGCTGCAAGGCAGTATCTCGCTGGGCGGCGTGATGACGTATCCGGTGTACCGACTGTTCATCTCGGCCGTGGGCATCGCCGTGGCGCTGCTGCTGTATTGGGTGATTTCGCGCACGCGGCTGGGCATGATGCTGCGCGCCGGCGCCAGTAACCGCGAAATGACCGCGTCCTTGGGCATCGACGTGAACAAGCTGTACCGGCTGGTGTTCGCGGCCGGCGTGGCCCTGGCCGCGCTGGCCGGCACCATTGCCGCGCCCGTGTCGTCGGTGTATCCCGGCATGGGCAACGGGGTGCTGATCATCTGCTTCGTGGTGGTGGTGATAGGCGGTATCGGTTCGATACGCGGCGCCTTCCTTGCCGCGATGCTGGTGGGTTTTGTGGAAACTTTCGGCCAGGTGCTGTTCCCGTCCGCCGCGGGCGTGCTGGTGTACCTGCTGATGGCCTTCATTCTTCTATGCAAGCCCGAAGGGCTGTTCAAACAGGGCTAG
- a CDS encoding branched-chain amino acid ABC transporter permease — translation MQRLLPLATLLALAAFAYSGSDYYTGLAIKVMIYAIFALSLQLLVGGAGLVSLGHAAFFGIGAYAAALLSPESQAGNLWWLLPAALLAAAAYALVTGALALRTRGVYFIMVTLAFAQMAYYVFHDTDFGGGSDGIYLYFRPELPLGGWMPFDLSNATTFYFFVLACLALSWGFLALLRRSPFGAALAGIRINEQRMRAAGYSTYPYKLTAYVVGATLASLAGFLFALKDGFVTPELLAWEQSGLVLLMVILGGMGSLGGAVIGTVALVLMQELFQSQALFGDYARHWHLPLGIAIIALVALLPNGIAGLPAQWRQRRDARAANAHAAASAGTQVASTPPAPSPSASVRPAARLPIQGERHV, via the coding sequence ATGCAGAGACTTCTTCCCCTTGCCACGCTGCTGGCGCTGGCCGCGTTTGCCTACAGCGGCAGCGACTACTACACCGGCCTGGCCATCAAGGTCATGATCTACGCCATCTTCGCGCTAAGCCTGCAACTGCTGGTGGGCGGCGCGGGGCTGGTCAGCCTGGGGCATGCCGCCTTCTTCGGCATCGGCGCCTATGCGGCGGCACTGCTGTCGCCCGAATCCCAGGCGGGCAACCTGTGGTGGTTACTGCCCGCCGCCCTGCTGGCGGCGGCGGCCTATGCGCTGGTGACCGGCGCGCTGGCGCTGCGCACGCGCGGCGTGTACTTCATCATGGTGACGCTGGCCTTTGCGCAGATGGCCTATTACGTCTTTCACGACACCGACTTCGGCGGCGGCAGCGATGGCATCTACCTGTACTTCCGGCCCGAACTGCCGCTGGGCGGCTGGATGCCGTTCGACCTTAGCAACGCGACCACCTTCTACTTCTTCGTGCTGGCTTGCCTGGCGCTGAGCTGGGGTTTCCTGGCGCTGCTGCGGCGTTCGCCCTTTGGCGCGGCGCTGGCCGGCATTCGCATCAACGAACAACGCATGCGCGCGGCCGGCTATTCCACGTATCCGTACAAGCTGACCGCCTACGTGGTGGGCGCCACGCTGGCCAGCCTGGCGGGCTTTCTGTTCGCGCTGAAAGACGGCTTCGTCACGCCGGAACTGCTGGCTTGGGAGCAATCTGGCCTGGTCTTGTTGATGGTGATTCTGGGCGGCATGGGCAGCCTGGGCGGCGCGGTGATCGGCACGGTGGCGCTGGTGCTGATGCAAGAGCTGTTCCAGTCGCAGGCGCTGTTTGGCGACTACGCACGCCATTGGCACCTGCCGCTGGGCATTGCCATCATCGCGCTGGTGGCGCTGCTGCCCAATGGCATTGCGGGGCTGCCCGCGCAATGGCGCCAGCGCCGCGACGCACGCGCCGCCAATGCGCATGCTGCCGCCAGCGCTGGCACGCAGGTCGCTTCCACCCCGCCCGCCCCCTCCCCGTCCGCCTCCGTGCGTCCCGCTGCCCGTCTGCCCATCCAGGGAGAACGCCATGTCTGA
- a CDS encoding ABC transporter ATP-binding protein — MSDCLLAANGVTRRFGGLTAVNDVSLALARGQVHAVIGTNGAGKSTLINILSGELTPSSGQVMLGGRDITPWRQPQRARAGLGRSYQRSTLFPELSVFENCRLTAQAARQRFWHWWRPASDCRRSAELAHHALERTGLADDAARPAGLLPHGRKRQLEIAMCLAGEPQVLLLDEPLAGMGPEETDRILDLLQSLKAGHAILLVEHDMDAVFRIAETITVMVNGTAIASGAPADIRANADVRTAYLGEDTRPGHTPGDPACTP; from the coding sequence ATGTCTGATTGCCTGCTTGCCGCCAACGGCGTCACGCGCCGCTTTGGCGGGCTGACCGCGGTGAACGACGTATCGCTCGCGCTGGCGCGCGGCCAAGTGCATGCCGTCATCGGCACCAACGGCGCGGGCAAATCCACGCTGATCAACATCCTGTCGGGCGAACTGACGCCCAGCAGCGGTCAGGTGATGCTGGGCGGACGCGACATCACCCCCTGGCGCCAGCCGCAACGGGCGCGCGCCGGGCTGGGCCGCAGCTACCAGCGTTCAACCTTGTTTCCTGAACTGAGCGTGTTCGAGAACTGCCGCTTGACGGCGCAGGCGGCGCGCCAGCGCTTCTGGCATTGGTGGCGTCCGGCGTCTGACTGCCGGCGCAGCGCGGAACTGGCGCATCACGCGCTGGAGCGCACGGGACTGGCGGACGACGCCGCGCGCCCGGCCGGCCTGCTGCCGCACGGCCGCAAGCGCCAGCTTGAAATCGCCATGTGCCTGGCGGGCGAGCCGCAGGTGCTGTTGCTGGATGAACCCTTGGCCGGCATGGGCCCGGAAGAGACGGACCGCATTCTGGACCTGCTGCAAAGCTTGAAGGCGGGCCACGCGATTCTGCTGGTGGAACACGACATGGATGCCGTGTTCCGCATTGCCGAAACCATCACCGTGATGGTCAACGGCACCGCCATCGCCAGCGGCGCACCGGCCGACATCCGCGCCAACGCGGACGTACGCACGGCCTACCTGGGCGAAGACACCCGCCCAGGCCACACACCAGGAGACCCCGCATGCACGCCTTGA
- a CDS encoding ABC transporter ATP-binding protein, with the protein MHALIEAGGLHVYYGASHVLRGVDMHIAPGESVGLVGRNGMGKTTLIRSLMGQVKSTRGQVRVAGRDCTRAPAHAIARMGVAYVPEGRGIFPNLNVRENLQVAARPSVGGERAWTYTRVLDTFPRLRERLGHGGQQLSGGEQQMLAIGRALMTNPDLLILDEATEGLAPLIVAEIWRIIREIRATGMSTLIVDRNYRAVLEHTDRCLVMEKGLIVEDGDSASLARRPEQLTRYLGV; encoded by the coding sequence ATGCACGCCTTGATAGAAGCCGGCGGCCTGCATGTGTACTACGGCGCCAGCCACGTGCTGCGCGGCGTGGACATGCACATCGCGCCCGGAGAATCCGTGGGCCTGGTGGGGCGCAACGGCATGGGCAAGACCACGCTGATCCGCAGCCTGATGGGCCAGGTGAAAAGCACGCGCGGCCAGGTGCGCGTGGCCGGTCGCGATTGCACCCGCGCGCCGGCCCATGCCATTGCGCGCATGGGCGTCGCGTACGTGCCTGAAGGGCGCGGCATTTTCCCCAATCTGAACGTGCGCGAGAACCTGCAAGTGGCGGCGCGGCCCAGCGTAGGTGGCGAGCGCGCCTGGACCTATACCCGCGTGCTGGACACGTTTCCCCGGCTGCGCGAGCGGCTGGGCCATGGTGGGCAGCAGTTGTCGGGCGGAGAGCAGCAGATGCTGGCCATCGGCCGCGCGCTGATGACCAACCCCGACCTGCTGATTCTGGATGAAGCCACCGAAGGGCTGGCGCCGCTGATCGTGGCCGAAATCTGGCGCATCATCCGCGAGATTCGCGCCACGGGGATGTCCACCTTGATCGTGGACCGCAACTATCGCGCGGTGCTTGAACACACCGATCGTTGCCTGGTGATGGAAAAAGGGCTGATCGTGGAAGACGGCGATAGCGCGTCGCTGGCCCGGCGACCGGAACAACTGACGCGCTATCTGGGCGTGTAA
- a CDS encoding acetolactate synthase large subunit — protein sequence MNGADSLCDTLLANDVDVCFANPGTSEMHFVAALDRKPKMRCVLGLFEGVVTGAADGYARMADKPAATLLHLGPGLGNGLANLHNAKRARTPMVNIVGDHATYHVQYDAPLTSDVEGVARPMSHWVKRTMTAAAVSADAAEAIGVARQAPGNIATLILPADTAWTDLPDGAPAPVQVKDLPLAQTSAEAVRAAAAAIRSGEVTVLMLGGAALRERALNAAGRIARATGVRLMSETSNRRIERGGARTPVDRLPYPIDLAVAKLKDVKHLVLAGAKAPVGFFAYPGKPSLLAPPDSNQVVLASAEQDLAHALEWLADELGIAADAPRLATPAAAYEVPSTGKLTGAAVNILIAHTLPEQAIVCDESITQGREFPIYSASSAPHDWLMLTGGAIGIGLPLATGAAVACPDRKVITLQADGSGMYTLQALWTQARENLDCLTVILANRSYATLHGEMKNVGVKEPGRNARRMLDLEEPYLDWTHLARGMGVEAVSVDTVEGFARALADGLKRRGPFLIEAII from the coding sequence ATGAACGGCGCTGACAGTCTCTGCGATACCTTGCTGGCCAACGATGTGGACGTGTGTTTTGCCAACCCCGGCACATCAGAAATGCACTTTGTCGCGGCCTTGGATCGCAAACCCAAGATGCGTTGCGTGCTGGGCCTGTTCGAAGGCGTGGTGACGGGCGCGGCCGATGGTTATGCGCGCATGGCCGACAAGCCGGCCGCCACCTTGCTGCACCTGGGCCCCGGCCTGGGCAATGGCCTGGCCAACCTGCACAACGCCAAGCGCGCGCGCACGCCCATGGTCAATATCGTGGGCGACCACGCCACCTATCACGTGCAATATGACGCGCCGCTGACCAGCGATGTGGAAGGCGTGGCGCGTCCCATGTCGCACTGGGTCAAGCGCACGATGACGGCCGCCGCCGTGTCGGCGGATGCCGCCGAGGCCATCGGCGTGGCGCGTCAGGCGCCCGGCAACATCGCCACCCTGATCCTGCCCGCCGACACCGCCTGGACCGATCTGCCCGACGGCGCGCCCGCGCCCGTGCAGGTAAAGGACTTGCCCCTGGCGCAGACTTCCGCCGAGGCCGTGCGCGCGGCAGCCGCCGCCATCCGCTCGGGCGAGGTCACGGTGCTGATGCTGGGTGGCGCGGCGCTGCGTGAACGCGCCTTGAACGCCGCGGGCCGTATCGCCCGCGCGACCGGCGTGCGCCTGATGTCCGAAACCTCCAACCGCCGCATCGAACGCGGCGGCGCGCGTACGCCGGTTGACCGGCTGCCGTACCCGATTGACCTGGCCGTGGCCAAGCTGAAAGACGTGAAGCATCTGGTGCTGGCGGGCGCCAAGGCGCCGGTCGGCTTCTTTGCCTACCCCGGCAAGCCCAGCCTGCTGGCGCCGCCCGACAGCAACCAGGTGGTGCTGGCGTCGGCCGAACAAGATCTTGCCCACGCGCTGGAATGGCTGGCCGATGAACTCGGCATTGCCGCCGACGCACCGCGCCTGGCCACGCCGGCCGCGGCCTATGAAGTGCCGTCGACCGGCAAGCTGACGGGCGCCGCCGTGAACATTCTTATTGCCCACACCTTGCCCGAGCAAGCCATTGTGTGCGATGAGTCCATCACGCAGGGCCGCGAATTTCCCATCTACAGCGCCAGCAGCGCGCCGCACGATTGGCTGATGCTGACCGGCGGCGCCATCGGCATCGGCCTGCCGCTGGCAACTGGCGCCGCCGTGGCCTGCCCGGACCGCAAGGTCATCACGCTGCAAGCCGACGGCAGCGGCATGTACACCTTGCAGGCGCTGTGGACGCAGGCGCGTGAAAACCTGGACTGCCTGACGGTCATCCTGGCCAACCGTTCCTACGCCACCCTGCATGGCGAGATGAAGAACGTGGGCGTGAAGGAACCGGGCCGCAACGCCCGCCGCATGCTGGACCTGGAAGAGCCCTACCTGGACTGGACGCACCTGGCGCGCGGCATGGGCGTGGAGGCGGTCAGCGTGGATACGGTGGAAGGCTTTGCGCGCGCGCTGGCCGATGGCCTGAAGCGCCGTGGACCGTTCCTGATCGAGGCCATCATCTAG